The following proteins come from a genomic window of Pseudomonas sp. MAG733B:
- a CDS encoding FecR family protein: MNIFRISPPEAEPQDRLTREAQGWLVLLTSGRATVADARALREWCAQSPEHALAFEQAKVLWQQLRPAVEQMQAPRHLGRRAFLGGAIAASVAFFLIRGTVPGGFSGLGADYITEVGEQRRFDLADGVSLELNTQTRINRQQSADGSQALELLSGEVEVLAHADTPLKVQAGGGWLSASQARFNLRNLNQSVCVTCLEGALQVDALGHSIRLESGQQLTYDVRQVGTPQTIDTSTVIAWRQQVLVFNDATLASVIDEINRYRPGMLLLLNSELGKRKVQARFSLDQLAGVALLIRDAYGVKCTELPGGVVVLS; this comes from the coding sequence TTGAACATCTTTCGAATTTCGCCACCTGAGGCCGAGCCTCAGGACCGGCTCACTCGCGAAGCCCAGGGTTGGTTGGTCCTGTTGACCTCCGGCCGGGCGACCGTTGCCGATGCCCGTGCCTTGCGCGAGTGGTGTGCGCAAAGCCCTGAACATGCCCTAGCGTTTGAGCAGGCCAAGGTGTTGTGGCAGCAGTTGCGCCCGGCGGTCGAACAAATGCAGGCACCGCGGCATCTGGGGCGGCGGGCGTTTCTTGGTGGAGCCATCGCGGCGTCCGTGGCGTTCTTCCTCATTCGCGGGACAGTGCCGGGCGGATTTTCCGGGCTGGGCGCGGACTACATCACCGAAGTCGGGGAGCAGCGTCGGTTTGATCTGGCCGATGGTGTGAGCCTGGAACTCAATACACAGACGCGTATCAATCGCCAGCAAAGCGCCGATGGCAGTCAGGCCCTCGAATTGCTCAGCGGTGAAGTCGAAGTCCTGGCACACGCCGATACGCCCCTCAAAGTACAGGCTGGAGGCGGTTGGCTGAGCGCCAGTCAAGCCCGGTTCAATCTGCGCAATCTCAATCAGAGTGTATGTGTCACTTGCCTGGAAGGGGCGCTGCAAGTGGACGCGCTGGGCCACAGCATTCGCCTGGAATCCGGCCAGCAACTGACCTATGACGTCCGTCAGGTCGGCACGCCGCAAACAATCGATACGTCGACGGTCATTGCCTGGCGTCAGCAAGTATTGGTGTTCAACGACGCCACGCTGGCGTCGGTGATCGATGAGATCAACCGCTACCGTCCGGGCATGCTGCTGTTACTCAATAGTGAGCTGGGCAAGCGCAAGGTACAGGCGCGATTCAGCCTGGATCAATTGGCGGGGGTGGCGTTGTTGATTCGCGATGCGTATGGGGTCAAGTGCACTGAGTTGCCGGGTGGGGTGGTGGTGCTTAGTTAA
- a CDS encoding sigma-70 family RNA polymerase sigma factor — MKDTGEKSMVRLFLTSYDDFKVRLRRRLGSEDLANDVLHETYLRVDRMEEVPDIAQPNAYLYRMALNIAADRRQSDARLLTGSEVEELLQVSDEALDPARVVGGQKEIQLLLKALYELPARRRKIFIAARLEEAPHLEISQRFGISTRMVEKEIKAALGHCAGRLERKVIQRFGPGAGKPS, encoded by the coding sequence ATGAAAGACACCGGGGAAAAATCGATGGTCAGGCTGTTCCTGACATCCTATGACGACTTCAAGGTGCGCTTGCGTCGTCGTCTGGGATCCGAGGATCTGGCCAATGATGTATTGCATGAAACCTACCTGCGGGTCGACCGCATGGAGGAAGTGCCGGATATCGCCCAGCCCAATGCCTATCTGTATCGCATGGCGCTGAACATCGCCGCCGACCGTCGCCAGTCGGACGCCCGCTTGTTGACGGGCAGTGAAGTGGAAGAGCTGTTGCAGGTATCCGATGAGGCGCTGGATCCGGCCCGTGTAGTAGGCGGGCAGAAAGAAATCCAGTTGTTGCTAAAAGCTCTGTACGAATTGCCCGCGCGTCGCCGCAAAATCTTTATCGCCGCACGCCTGGAAGAGGCGCCGCACCTGGAAATCTCACAACGTTTCGGCATTTCGACACGGATGGTCGAGAAGGAAATCAAAGCCGCTTTGGGCCATTGCGCAGGACGGCTGGAAAGAAAAGTCATTCAGCGGTTCGGTCCCGGCGCGGGAAAACCGTCTTGA
- a CDS encoding secretin and TonB N-terminal domain-containing protein, whose product MQRGRVKDARQRSSTPVRQGCLALLLWLITSVANAGPLDTAAPQILDIPAQELAGALEQFSRSTGMAVLVDRQLTRGRRSLAVKGSMSASDALSQMLSGSGLMARYARADAFTLQKATVAPVPAVSGPVAQGSPLAGSSYATSIQAAIERSLCRSPLVRPGSFRALLQLWIGRDGVVQHSRLVSSTGDVQRDAALVESLRNLNIERPAPSSLSQPVTLLLLPESSGKRMECPQWKGVSGG is encoded by the coding sequence GTGCAGCGAGGCAGAGTCAAGGATGCGCGCCAGAGATCGTCGACTCCTGTTCGTCAGGGTTGCCTGGCGTTGCTGCTTTGGCTGATCACATCGGTGGCCAACGCCGGGCCGCTCGATACGGCTGCGCCTCAAATACTGGATATTCCCGCACAGGAACTGGCCGGCGCACTTGAGCAGTTCAGTCGTTCGACCGGCATGGCCGTTTTGGTGGATCGCCAACTGACCCGTGGCAGACGCTCACTCGCCGTCAAGGGCAGCATGAGCGCCAGCGATGCCCTGAGTCAGATGCTCAGCGGCAGTGGGCTGATGGCCCGATATGCCAGGGCGGATGCCTTTACCTTGCAGAAAGCAACGGTTGCGCCGGTGCCAGCCGTTTCGGGGCCTGTGGCGCAGGGTTCGCCCCTCGCAGGCAGTAGTTATGCGACATCGATTCAAGCGGCGATCGAACGCAGCCTGTGCCGCTCGCCATTGGTCCGGCCTGGCAGTTTTCGCGCCTTGCTCCAGTTGTGGATCGGCCGCGACGGTGTGGTTCAGCACAGCAGGCTGGTCAGTTCCACGGGAGATGTGCAGCGCGATGCCGCGCTGGTGGAAAGTTTACGCAACCTGAACATCGAACGGCCGGCGCCAAGCTCTTTGAGCCAGCCGGTCACGCTGCTTTTGTTACCGGAGTCGTCAGGAAAACGCATGGAATGCCCACAGTGGAAAGGAGTTTCCGGGGGATGA